From one Trifolium pratense cultivar HEN17-A07 linkage group LG1, ARS_RC_1.1, whole genome shotgun sequence genomic stretch:
- the LOC123904234 gene encoding nuclear intron maturase 4, mitochondrial-like, translated as MQLKRFLELRIKKRVKSQLSHHDGKFHNLIQNVVSNPQTLLDAYNIIKINSNILTVSAEDNGDGYFLNDVAQRLNEGSFDVNANTHSISTRKKKKNRRGFDEKEEEELLMLDLVLPNLKLRVVQEALRIVLEVIFKPNFSKISHGCRSGRGCVAALKYICKGVVSPDWWFTLLVEKKIDRLLMEKLVCVMEDKIEDGCLFGLIRSMFDARVLNFEFGGFPKGDGLPQEGILSPTLMNIYLDLFDSEFHRLLMKYEGVCGGGEVVDGDKPSSALRSWFRRQLAGSSNGGVGGVESSGVKVYCLRFMDEIFFAVSGSRDCAVSFKSVIENYLKESLMLDVGDRTNVLPCVGAGSGVRFLGSLVKRNVEDSPAVKAVHKMKDKVEMFALQKLEVWNYGTARIGKKWLGHGLKKVKESEIKHLADSSSLLSQVSHFRKSGMETDHWYKQLLKIWMQDVGVKNAKSEENVLSKFVGEPALPQELTDSFYEFMKQTGKYISTEADSILKLLPNNNSLTEQVIAKTEIIAPVYAIKKRLERYGLTTPDGFARSANLLVMHDTSEIIDWFSGIACRWQKWYENCANFNEIKLLISDQVRKSCIRTLATKYRIHETEIEKQFDEELSRLPPTQDAEKETVNEDLGVEVFDNDEALMYGIAYSGLCLLSLARIVTEARPCNCFVIGCIASAPRVYTLHVMERQKSPSWKTGFSTCIHPSLNKRRLGLCKQHLRDLYLGHISLQSIDFGAWK; from the coding sequence ATGCAACTCAAACGCTTCCTCGAGCTCCGAATAAAAAAACGCGTCAAATCACAACTCTCTCACCACGACGGTAAATTCCACAACTTAATCCAAAACGTCGTTTCAAATCCCCAAACCCTCCTTGATGCTTACAACATCATCAAAATCAACTCCAACATCCTAACCGTTTCCGCCGAAGATAACGGAGACGGTTATTTCCTCAATGACGTGGCACAACGTCTTAACGAAGGTAGTTTTGATGTGAATGCGAATACTCATTCCATCTCGacgagaaagaagaagaagaacagaAGAGGATTTGATgagaaggaggaggaggaatTGTTGATGTTGGATTTGGTGCTTCCTAATTTGAAGCTGAGAGTTGTTCAGGAAGCGTTGAGGATTGTTTTAGAAGTGATTTTCAAGCCAAATTTCTCAAAGATTTCGCACGGTTGTCGGAGTGGAAGAGGATGTGTGGCGGCGTTGAAGTATATTTGTAAAGGTGTGGTGAGTCCTGATTGGTGGTTTACTTTGCTTGTGGAGAAGAAAATTGATAGATTATTGATGGAGAAGTTGGTTTGTGTAATGGAGGATAAGATTGAGGATGgttgtttgtttggtttgattAGGAGTATGTTTGATGCTagggttttgaattttgagtttgGTGGTTTTCCTAAGGGAGATGGTTTGCCTCAAGAAGGGATTTTGTCTCCGACTTTGATGAATATTTATCTTGATTTGTTTGATAGTGAGTTTCATAGATTGTTGATGAAATACGAAGGTGTGTGCGGCGGTGGAGAGGTTGTTGATGGTGATAAGCCGAGCTCTGCATTGCGCAGTTGGTTTAGGAGACAGTTGGCTGGTAGTAGTAATGGTGGTGTTGGTGGTGTTGAGAGTTCTGGTGTTAAAGTTTATTGTCTTAGGTTTATGGATGAGATTTTTTTCGCGGTTTCTGGTTCTAGGGATTGTGCTGTTAGTTTTAAGTCTGTGATTGAGAATTATTTGAAAGAGTCTTTGATGTTGGATGTTGGGGATCGGACCAATGTGTTGCCTTGTGTAGGGGCTGGTAGCGGTGTTCGGTTTTTGGGGAGCTTGGTAAAGAGGAATGTTGAAGACAGTCCTGCTGTGAAAGCGGTTCACAAGATGAAAGATAAAGTTGAAATGTTTGCCTTGCAGAAGCTTGAGGTTTGGAATTATGGGACGGCTAGAATAGGGAAGAAATGGTTGGGTCATGGTTTGAAGAAAGTGAAAGAATCAGAGATCAAACATTTAGCTGATAGTAGCTCGCTTCTTAGTCAGGTTTCGCATTTCCGAAAGTCCGGGATGGAAACTGATCATTGGTATAAGCAGTTGTTGAAGATATGGATGCAGGATGTTGGAGTGAAAAATGCCAAAAGTGAAGAAAATGTCTTGTCTAAGTTTGTTGGAGAGCCGGCTCTTCCGCAAGAGCTAACAGATTCTTTTTACGAGTTTATGAAACAGACAGGGAAGTATATATCTACTGAGGCTGAttctattctcaaacttttgcCGAATAATAACAGCTTGACAGAACAGGTGATAGCTAAAACCGAGATCATTGCTCCTGTCTATGCCATAAAAAAGCGTCTCGAGAGGTATGGATTGACTACACCAGATGGTTTTGCACGATCTGCTAATTTGCTTGTCATGCACGATACTAGTGAAATTATTGACTGGTTTTCGGGGATTGCTTGCCGCTGGCAAAAATGGTACGAGAACTGTGCTAACTTTAATGAGATAAAGCTTTTGATATCTGATCAAGTTAGGAAATCATGCATTCGTACTTTAGCAACAAAGTATCGGATACATGAAACGGAGATAGAAAAACAGTTTGATGAAGAACTTAGCAGGCTTCCACCAACACAGGACGCAGAGAAGGAGACAGTGAATGAAGACTTGGGTGTTGAAGTTTTTGACAACGACGAGGCGTTAATGTACGGAATCGCGTATAGTGGTTTGTGTTTGTTGTCTCTGGCAAGAATTGTGACTGAAGCAAGACCATGTAATTGTTTTGTAATAGGGTGCATAGCTTCAGCACCAAGAGTCTATACTCTTCATGTAATGGAAAGACAAAAGTCTCCAAGCTGGAAAACTGGGTTTTCGACTTGCATTCATCCAAGCTTAAATAAACGGCGATTAGGGTTGTGTAAGCAGCATTTGAGGGATTTGTATCTTGGTCATATATCACTTCAGTCCATTGACTTTGGTGCATGGAAGTGA
- the LOC123895666 gene encoding serine/threonine-protein kinase CTR1-like encodes MFGLNFGHHVLLHFIEDEGSIGSELHFRDGILYLLLVGLFYKGIKVCDFGLSRLKANTFLSSKSAAGTPESMAPEVLRGEPSNEKSDIYSFGVIMWELATLQQPWGNLNPAQVVAAVGFKGKRLEIPRELNPQIAAIIEACWANEPWKRPPFASIMDSLRSLLKPPTPQPGLPNIPSLT; translated from the exons ATGTTTGGTTTGAACTTTGGTCATCATGTATTGCTTCATTTCATCGAAGATGAAGGTTCTATTGGAAGCGAGTTGCATTTCAGAGACGGGATTCTGTACTTACTACTTGTTGGCCTATTTTATAAAGGTATAAAG GTTTGTGATTTTGGGCTTTCCCGCTTAAAGGCCAATACATTTCTCTCTTCCAAGTCAGCTGCTGGGACT CCTGAGTCGATGGCTCCAGAAGTTCTTCGCGGCGAGCCATCAAATGAGAAGTCTGATATTTACAGCTTTGGAGTAATCATGTGGGAGCTTGCAACATTGCAACAGCCGTGGGGTAATTTGAACCCGGCACAG GTTGTTGCTGCTGTAGGCTTCAAGGGAAAAAGACTTGAGATCCCGCGCGAGTTGAATCCCCAAATAGCTGCAATAATTGAGGCTTGCTGGGCCAA TGAGCCTTGGAAACGCCCTCCTTTCGCCAGTATTATGGACTCTCTGAGGTCATTACTCAAACCCCCTACACCTCAACCTGGTCTTCCAAACATACCAAGTCTCACCTGA